In the Hevea brasiliensis isolate MT/VB/25A 57/8 chromosome 8, ASM3005281v1, whole genome shotgun sequence genome, GTAAGGCCAGCAAATCATAGGCACACCAGCCGCTATGCTCTCCAAAGTAGAGTTCCATCCACTGTGTGTCAAGAACCCACCAATTGCCTTATGTGCCAAAACCTCTTCCTGGGGTGCCCATTTGACAACGTATCCCCTTTCCTTTTCTCCCTCCTGAAGCTCCTCAGGAATTTCTCCAAGATTGTCACCATCTTGGTTAATAACAGATTCAGGCCTTATAACCCATAAGAACTTCTTCTTGCTATTAACAAGACCGTACCAGAATTCCATGAGCTGGTCTCTTGTCATAATTGTGGAGCTACCAAAGCTTACATAGAGTACAGATTGCGATGGCTGGTTATCCAGCCATGTGATGCAGGTCCCGTCAACTTTCCAGAGACTGTTCGAGGATGAATACAATTCTTGCTTTCCGATGCTTCTTAGTTTTGTTTTCAGATGCTCATGGAGAGGTCCAATTGTGTAGATTTTAGGATAGCGAGTGCGTATTTGGGAAAGTATTGGTCCTTCTAGCTCTTCAAAGGTGTTGATGATAAGTGCTTGGGATTTTCGTATCTCGTTGGTGatgaagaagagattagggtCTGATATGTCGCTAACTTGACGGAAACCTGCTGGAAGATCTCGGCATCGGAGAAACGTTTCCATTCCTGGTACTTTTGTGATCAACCTGTCCATGTCTTCTTTTCCTTTCAGTTTCAAGAGATTGGACCCGTAAGTAATACAATTGAATGGAATAAAGAGATCATTAAGAAAAGAATGACATATAATGGTAGGAATACCTTTAATAGGAAGTTGATGGGCTGCAACAACGTCAGGAATAGAAAAGAAAGTCCAGAAGGAGCAAGCACTGACGCAATGCATCTGAATAGCAGGAATTCCAATCTCAACGGCGACATCATGGACAAATCCCAACACCGCATCTCCTATGATATAGTTAACTGTTGGTTTACTCTCAATCACCATCCTCTTAAAAATTGGCTTGCTCTTCACCGATAACTTTCTCAACCGCTCAGTCCATTGAGGATCGTCTGGCCGACAAACTGGTATGGTTTTGAATTGGAATCCATGATATTTGGAGAAACGAGCTTCAACATCCGTATTACGAACGAGACGTTCATGTACATACGGGAAATTTATGAAGGTAATCTTAAAGCCATCAAGGCTCAAAAGCTCTGCTAGCTTGAGCGTGGCGTTTACATGTCCTTGGCCTTGGGCAGGAAAGATGAGTATATGAGGAGAAGGAATGGACCCTTGTTCCATTTTTTTCAAGTTTTAGCTGCAGATAAGAAGTTTAACAGGCAATTAATGAAGAGAAGATAAAATTAGAAACTCCAATCGAATCCCAACCAAATAAAGAAAAGAACAGAGTGTTTCTTGTTGTCAAACCAAACCGACTAGAAGTTAGCAACTTTGAATGTGTGGAATAGGAAAAATTATGATGGTTATGGGACATGAAAATTCATCATAACTaatgattataataaatttattatatataataactaTAATGAAATTATTGTAtgcatatatattttattaaataaaaatttataggacagggatttaagtttaaaaatctcataaaattaataatggtatatttttataattagtagtttgatttttttaataattaaattttatataataatttatta is a window encoding:
- the LOC131182376 gene encoding 7-deoxyloganetic acid glucosyltransferase-like, which encodes MEQGSIPSPHILIFPAQGQGHVNATLKLAELLSLDGFKITFINFPYVHERLVRNTDVEARFSKYHGFQFKTIPVCRPDDPQWTERLRKLSVKSKPIFKRMVIESKPTVNYIIGDAVLGFVHDVAVEIGIPAIQMHCVSACSFWTFFSIPDVVAAHQLPIKGKEDMDRLITKVPGMETFLRCRDLPAGFRQVSDISDPNLFFITNEIRKSQALIINTFEELEGPILSQIRTRYPKIYTIGPLHEHLKTKLRSIGKQELYSSSNSLWKVDGTCITWLDNQPSQSVLYVSFGSSTIMTRDQLMEFWYGLVNSKKKFLWVIRPESVINQDGDNLGEIPEELQEGEKERGYVVKWAPQEEVLAHKAIGGFLTHSGWNSTLESIAAGVPMICWPYFGDQQVNSRYVSEIWKLGLDMKDVCDRRVVEKMVNDLMVDRREEYVKSTARMQELASKSVSEDGSSSCCLNRLIEDIRLMNKKAYASDK